From Chryseotalea sp. WA131a:
TTCAATGCATCAAATGCATTTTTCAATTTCGGTAATATCCGCATGATTTGCCGATTGATTGACGAGCGTTTCCCAGATTATGAAAACGTGATCCCTTCTTCCAATCCCATCAAGATGACGATTAGTCGCACGGATTTGTTGGGTTCGTTGAAGCGTATTTCCATTTACGCCAATAAAACTACGCACCAAGTTCGGTTGAAGATAACCGGAAGCGAGTTGCAGGTTTCTGCTGAAGATTTGGATTTCTCGAACGAAGCGAACGAACGCCTTTCATGCGAGCACGAAGGCGAAGACATTGAAATTGGTTTCAACGCACGCTTTTTGATTGAGATGCTTTCAAACCTAGATGCTGACCAGATTAGGTTAAACATGTCAGCACCCAACAAGGCAGGCGTAATTAACCCAGCAGAAAAAGATAAGTCAGAAGATATATTAATGTTGGTGATGCCGGTGATGCTGAACCAATACGTTTGACCTTGATTAATTCATGATTGATATGATTCCGATGATTTAACCTTGCGGGTAGTAGGCAATTAGTAGCTGCTAAAATCAGAAGAATCAAATAAATCATTTATAACATAGTTAAGATTTTTTCTACCTAAACGATTGAGAGCCATGCAGTTTGTGTGGCTTTCTTTTTTTATATACTTCCATGCTTAGATTTCCATGAATTCTCTGTAATTATACCGTGAAGTTTTTCTCCTAGAAACAACGAAATCTAACTAGTGACAACCGAAAACCCCAATACAAGATTCTTCCTTTTCTGAAATAGTACTGATTACCAATCTCATGCCCACCATTCAATTACAATCCATTGATTTGCCAGAATTCGGCAAGTGCGAAGAGTTGCCACAAATTCCAATGCAACAATTTGAGTTGCGTATAAAAAATACGTTGGCCCAAATGAATGAGCAGCAACTCGATTTTTTGCTTGTGTTTGCCGACCGAGAACACACCGCCAACTTGGCTTTTCTCACCAACCTGGATCCTCGTTTTGAAGAAGCCTTGTTGCTATTGGACAAGCATGGAAAACGGAAAATGTTGTTGGGCAATGAGTGTATGGGCTATACGGGTATTTGCCCGATACCGATGGAGTTTGAACTGTTTCAAGATTTTAGTTTGATGGGGCAAGATCGAACCAAGTCGCGCTCGCTTGAAAAAATTCTAACCGAGTTTGGTGTCCGCAAAAACTCAAGAGTGGGGTGCAGCTATTACAAATACCAACCACAGGACCAATCAGTTTTAGATATCCCTGCCTATCTAGCAGATCTATTGAGAAAAGTTGTTGGGAATCTCGAATCTGTAGTAAATGCTTCTTCCATTTTTATGGATTTGGAAAAAGGCCTACGCCACCACAATTGTTTGGAAGAGTTGGTACGGTTTGAGTGGGCAAGCACGCGTACATCCGATAGTATCAAAAATTTATTGGCTGAACTGAAACCGGGTGTGCGTGAGTACGAACTCGCCAAAAATTTTAGTAGCGATGGGCTGCCGTATTCTTGCCATCCTATGGTATCGAGTGGAAAGAAAGCTGCGATGGGCTTGAGCAGTCCTTCTGGAAATAAAGTAGCACTTAAAGATACGTTCACTTGCGCCCTGGGCGTGCAAGGTGCATTGACGGCTCGTGCAGGGATGGTAGCTGAAAGCCCCGATCAATTAGATCAGCGCGTTGCTTTGTTTTATGAAGATTTTTGGAAGGGATATTTCAAAACTGTGGTAACGTGGTATGAAAGCATTGGTATCGGGGTTTCGGCTGGTGAGGTGAAAGCAAAAGTTGAGGCAGCACGAAACAAATCTGTTTTTGAATTTGCAGTCAATACTGGGCACACGCTGCATTTGGAGGAATGGGTGAATTCACCGTTCACCATCGGATCAATGGTAAAACTTTATTCAGGTATGGCTTTACAAATGGATATCATACCCGTAAGCAAAGGAGAATTTGTGTGCGCCAATATGGAAGATGGCATTGTGCTAGCCGATGAAAAATTGCGAGCAGAGTGGGCTGAAAAATTTCCTGTTTCATGGAACCGCATTCAAAACAGGAGCGAGTTTATGATTCATCAAATTGGAATCAACCTAAAACCAGAAGTATTGCCGTTGAGCAATACACCCGCTTATTATAGTCCGTATCTTTTGAAAGCAAACAAGGTAGCGGTTTGCAGATGATTTTATTCTTTCACAATTTCAAACTCTACTCTTCGGTTCATTTGTTTGTGTTCTTCCGTTTCTTCCTTTTGCACGATGGGCAGGGCACTTCCATAGCCGGTGGCGGATATTCTATCGGTAGCAACTAAAAATTCTTTGATCAGAAATGCTTTGATGGCATCTGCTCGATCTTGCGATAGCTTTAAGTTCAATTTTTCATCTCCGGCCGAATCGGTGTGCCCTGAAATAAGGAGTTTGGTTTCGGGGTGGTCGATCAAAAAATTGCCCATTTTGTCTAGGTCCTCTTTCATACTGAGTAAAATATCTGCTTTCCCGTTTTCAAACTCTAATGACCGAAAGGCAATTTTGCGTTGAAGTGGTTCGGCTACTCGATTGATTTCTTTAGCACCATCCAAAAAGAAAATTTCTTCTATCCTAAAATAATCATCGCCCTGAATAATCAACAAATAATTTCTTTTGTTGATGAGTTCAAAATCAAAGGTTCCATCTTTTTGAATGTATTTGGGAGCTACTTCAACACCTTTGTCTAAATCGATAACCGAAACAATTCCTCCCAGTGGTTTTCCATTTTGGTCTATGAGGGAACCGCGTAAATGAGTGGTGGCTAGCGGCTGCGCCTCCATCGGCACGGGGAAGGAATATAAGTCTAAATTCTTTTTCTTGTCTTCATTGCTGCGGGCATAGTACAAATCCTGCGATTGCGAATCGATGGTAAAATAGTATTCATCGCCTGCGCCATTTACCAGCGGACCAATATTTTTTGGTTCTGTCCAGTTGCCACCTGCTTTGTTGGTTTTATAAATATCGAATCCACCAAAGTTGAGTGGCTGTCCATTTGAACTAAAATAAAGCACGTTGAATTTGTGATGAAAGAAGGGGCTTACTTCGCTATTCAATGTGTTGATAACCGGGCCCATGTTTTTTGCCCGTTGCCAATTGCCTTTCGTGTCTTTAACCGAATAGTAAATATCAGATAGGCCAAAGCCACCCACGCGATTGGAAGCAAAGAAAAGTGTGTCGCCTCGATGCGAGAGCGAAGGGTGCGAATCCCACCCCGAACTGTTAACAGCCGAGCCAAGATTTTTGATGTCTGACCAAGTACTGTCTTTATTCAATTTAGCTGAATAGAGATCGCAATTACCCAATCCTCCGGGTGCATTGCAACGAGAAAAATAAAGCGACTTTCCATCTTTGCCCAAACAGGCAGAGCCTTCGTTGAAATGGGTGTTGATCGTTTTGAACTCTTCCGCGGCCGTCCACGCACCGTCTACCTTTAGGGTGAAGAAAAGATCTTCGTTGTAGGCGCGCTCTTGGTGGGTGTTGCGCTTGGAAGTAAATAATAGAATAAAATCGGCACTGCCCATGGCGGGGCCATAATCTTCTTTGTCGGAGTTGATGCCATCGTCCATGCGCACTAACACTGAGTGTGGTGGTCGAAGTGTATCAATTTCTTTTCTGTAGTCCACTAGGTTATAGTACAAATCGAGGGGCACATAGTTCTCTTTTTTTTCGGTCTCCACCGATTCGTAGCGTTTATATAAATCATTGATGTTGATGCCTTGCTGGTGATGTTTTAAAAGAAGTTTGTATAAAAGCACGGCTTCCCCTTTCGGTCCTAGCTTTTCGGATAGTTGCGCAAGGCGCCAGAGCAGCGGCACATTCTTAGCAAAATTTTCAATACCAAAGTTTTTTACATAGGTGCGCAAGAGCCTGTACATCTCGGCTTCATTGCCACTTTTTTCGTTTTGCTGTAATTGCTTGAGTTTGCCCGCATCGCTGTAAAGCCGCACTTTGTTGATGTTCGGGAAATCAAATAAATCTGACTGGCTGAACGTGGTGAGCGAATCTTGCAGCTTCACCGTGCCGCCTTTCTTGAATTTTTTTGGGTTTTGCGCAGGCAGCGTTACCGATGCTGCGGTTAGCAAAAAAAGTAAAAACCAAAAACTGTTTTTCTGTGTAACGTTCATTCGGTTTATTTCACTCACCACGAAAAATGTAACAAATTTGAGACTTTAGCAAGTGATTTAATTTTGCAACTCTTGAGGGACTGTGCTTGGGATAAAACTGGCACAGCTATTGACATCCTAACTCTCTTTACCGTTTCTGTTGTAGGCTACGGTTTTTTGTGTCAAATTGGCATTATATGTTTAAATCATTGGCTGCGCCCATCGTTCAAGAAGAGTCTGAAGAGTTAATACAGTTGATTAATCCTGAGCAGGAGATGGACATCAAACCGGAAGAAATGCCGGAAGAGGTTTCCATTTTACCGATCAAAAATACGGTACTTTTTCCGGGCGTGGTGATTCCTATTACCGTTACCCGCCAAAAATCCATCAAGCTGATTAAAAAAGCGTATGAAGGCAAGCGCATTATTGGCGTGGTGGCTCAGAAAAACAAACAGGCCGAAGAACCAGGGGTAGATGACCTGTTTCGGTTCGGCACGGTGGCGCGCATCATCAAAATGTTGGTGTTGCCAGATGGCAATACCACCGTAATCATTCAAGGCAAAAACCGATTTTCCATTAAGGAGTTTATAAAGGAAGAACCTTTTTTAACAGCCCACATTACGCTGCTCAGTGATGATTTATCGACAGTTGATAGCAAAGAGACAAAGGCATTGGTGCAATCGTTGAAAGATGCGGCCACCAAAATTTTAAAACTCAATCCGGAAATTCCCCAAGAGGCGCAGTTCGCGCTCGATAATATTCAAAGCATTCCATTTCTCATTCATTTTTTAGCCTCTAACTTAAATGTGGATGTAGCCGACAAGCAAAAGATTTTGGAGAGCATCTCTATTACTGAACGAGGAACGTTGCTGTTGCAATACATGCTGAAGGAAATCCAATTGTTGGAGATCAAGCACGAGATACAGAAG
This genomic window contains:
- a CDS encoding OmpA family protein, giving the protein MNVTQKNSFWFLLFLLTAASVTLPAQNPKKFKKGGTVKLQDSLTTFSQSDLFDFPNINKVRLYSDAGKLKQLQQNEKSGNEAEMYRLLRTYVKNFGIENFAKNVPLLWRLAQLSEKLGPKGEAVLLYKLLLKHHQQGININDLYKRYESVETEKKENYVPLDLYYNLVDYRKEIDTLRPPHSVLVRMDDGINSDKEDYGPAMGSADFILLFTSKRNTHQERAYNEDLFFTLKVDGAWTAAEEFKTINTHFNEGSACLGKDGKSLYFSRCNAPGGLGNCDLYSAKLNKDSTWSDIKNLGSAVNSSGWDSHPSLSHRGDTLFFASNRVGGFGLSDIYYSVKDTKGNWQRAKNMGPVINTLNSEVSPFFHHKFNVLYFSSNGQPLNFGGFDIYKTNKAGGNWTEPKNIGPLVNGAGDEYYFTIDSQSQDLYYARSNEDKKKNLDLYSFPVPMEAQPLATTHLRGSLIDQNGKPLGGIVSVIDLDKGVEVAPKYIQKDGTFDFELINKRNYLLIIQGDDYFRIEEIFFLDGAKEINRVAEPLQRKIAFRSLEFENGKADILLSMKEDLDKMGNFLIDHPETKLLISGHTDSAGDEKLNLKLSQDRADAIKAFLIKEFLVATDRISATGYGSALPIVQKEETEEHKQMNRRVEFEIVKE